GTCGATCTGGCGTCGTAAACACGGCGGGTCGGTGTTCGGCGATTACGTGCAGGTACTCCACGTACAGGTACTGTCGCTCATCGGTCTCAAGCCGATATTCCGGATTACCCTTGTTTCTCGATCTACCAGCTATCGAAAACGCTTGACATGGGGGCCCGCCAAGGAGCACCCAGATATCCTCACCGCAGAGCGACTCAGTAATGCGATTATGAACCGAAGCATGATCCTGTTTCCCCAATTCCACGCACCATGCCTCACTGCGCGCCCTCCGAGCTTGATGCGGGTAAGCGTCAAAAAGCAATTTCAGTCGTTCAGTGAAAGAAGCATCAGATTGACGCAGTGTGGTGTAGTAGTCATCCGGCGCCTGCCCAGCCTCAAACTGCCGGAAGAAGCTACGGAACAAGAGCGTTTGATGTGCGCATTTGTCCTTCTCTACTGAAAGCGCGACCTTAAACGGACGAATCTCATTTTCTCTTCGTAGCGACGAGAATCCCTCTCCAAGTCCACCAGGGCCAGCGAAAAGATCTATCACTTTGACACCTTCAGACATATGTCTTTTTCTTATCATGAGTAACCGGGATGGATCTAACGATGTTTACAAATTCGTTGCTGTTCGGCGGCGTGCCGTGAGTATTGTCGCCACGCAGCA
The nucleotide sequence above comes from Gammaproteobacteria bacterium. Encoded proteins:
- a CDS encoding DNA cytosine methyltransferase, with the translated sequence MSEGVKVIDLFAGPGGLGEGFSSLRRENEIRPFKVALSVEKDKCAHQTLLFRSFFRQFEAGQAPDDYYTTLRQSDASFTERLKLLFDAYPHQARRARSEAWCVELGKQDHASVHNRITESLCGEDIWVLLGGPPCQAFSIAGRSRNKGNPEYRLETDERQYLYVEYLHVIAEHRPAVFTTPDR